From Flavobacterium sp. 102, a single genomic window includes:
- a CDS encoding alpha/beta hydrolase, whose protein sequence is MKKYLFFLSLSLLLLSTQYSIAQSCGTRQLNPEIAYFLKLIGYQDLTLEQLRKMPIEQIKFAGPPAMPYPKTDVQRIKITADSIPVLVFNPTHGKNLPVIINYHGGGFISPLLPSLEQPLWQEAKNLEAIVFAIDYRVAPEHKFPAAVNDSYNAFKWIAEHGSEFGGDINRIVLEGNSAGANLVAVIAQKAKKEGISNKIKLQVMNGLPIDLSPKNMETSASYQENAVGYFQTKAACYFALETYAPGQFNNPEVSPILTEDLKGLPPAVIINAEFDPLRDDGILYAAKLRKSGVKVWEKCFPGQIHCLIGLLPEAKELKEYEAIVKAAMMECFKK, encoded by the coding sequence ATGAAAAAATATCTATTCTTTCTTTCATTAAGCTTGCTGTTACTTAGTACTCAATACTCAATAGCACAAAGCTGTGGTACGCGACAATTAAACCCTGAAATCGCCTATTTCCTAAAATTGATTGGCTATCAGGATTTGACACTGGAACAACTGCGCAAAATGCCCATTGAGCAAATTAAATTTGCAGGACCACCCGCCATGCCCTATCCTAAAACCGATGTGCAGCGAATTAAAATAACCGCCGACAGTATTCCTGTCTTGGTTTTCAATCCAACCCATGGCAAAAACCTTCCTGTAATTATCAATTACCATGGTGGCGGATTCATCTCGCCTTTGTTACCCTCTTTGGAACAGCCTTTATGGCAGGAAGCCAAAAACTTAGAAGCCATTGTCTTCGCCATTGATTACAGAGTAGCACCCGAACACAAATTCCCTGCGGCAGTAAACGACAGTTACAACGCATTCAAATGGATTGCCGAACATGGTAGTGAATTTGGAGGAGATATCAATCGTATAGTTTTAGAAGGCAATAGTGCCGGTGCGAATCTCGTTGCTGTAATTGCTCAAAAAGCAAAAAAAGAAGGGATTAGTAACAAAATAAAACTACAAGTAATGAACGGGCTTCCTATTGACTTGAGCCCAAAAAACATGGAAACCTCCGCTTCTTATCAGGAAAATGCCGTGGGCTACTTTCAAACCAAAGCAGCCTGTTATTTTGCGTTAGAAACTTATGCGCCGGGACAGTTCAACAATCCAGAAGTTTCACCAATACTTACCGAAGATTTAAAAGGCTTACCACCTGCCGTAATTATTAACGCAGAATTTGATCCGCTTAGAGATGATGGGATTTTGTACGCGGCTAAATTAAGGAAATCAGGTGTTAAGGTTTGGGAGAAATGCTTTCCGGGTCAAATTCACTGCTTAATTGGATTATTGCCCGAAGCCAAAGAACTAAAGGAATATGAAGCGATAGTTAAAGCCGCAATGATGGAGTGTTTTAAAAAATAA
- a CDS encoding TetR/AcrR family transcriptional regulator: MERAQIIEKTATFIKRYGIKSLTLAEISIRLRIPKKALYFHFKTKDELLLACLHFMYDTLKDLLTVAQSNVENPVLKLIKTYNVTIGYLSQFHSTFYFDLRKIIHLKSVTQQHINDYKLSSIRPLIEEAKNNKLLLPDAEVEAALESYMKFVPFFFVPFKDDQAAIENHLTLFLQNYFKVDYCH; the protein is encoded by the coding sequence ATGGAAAGAGCGCAAATAATAGAAAAAACAGCCACTTTTATAAAAAGGTATGGCATTAAGAGTTTGACTTTAGCTGAAATTTCGATTCGGCTTCGTATACCCAAAAAGGCATTGTACTTTCATTTCAAGACCAAAGACGAACTTTTGTTAGCCTGTTTGCATTTTATGTATGATACCTTAAAAGATTTATTGACTGTTGCCCAATCTAATGTTGAGAATCCTGTCTTAAAACTAATCAAAACCTACAATGTTACCATCGGATACCTTTCTCAATTTCACAGTACTTTTTACTTTGACCTGAGAAAAATTATCCACTTGAAAAGTGTGACACAGCAGCATATCAATGACTATAAATTAAGTAGTATTCGCCCGCTTATTGAGGAGGCTAAAAACAATAAGCTATTACTTCCTGATGCTGAGGTTGAGGCAGCGCTGGAGTCCTACATGAAATTTGTGCCTTTCTTCTTTGTGCCATTCAAAGATGACCAAGCGGCAATTGAAAATCATCTTACTTTATTTCTCCAAAATTACTTTAAAGTGGATTATTGTCATTAA
- a CDS encoding DUF417 family protein, which produces MKKLIKFLANSQSHFINLSRISIFVVMVWIGGLKVFQYEAEGIVPFVVHSPLMSFFYTKEVQEYQDYKNPEGKTVQKNVDWHKANNTYLFAYGLGAVIVLIGLLTLMGIWFDKIGMIGGLLTFGMSIVTLTFLITTPEVYVPNLGGDFPTPEYGFPYLSAAGRLVLKDIIMLAAGLICAADSAKRILYKERWA; this is translated from the coding sequence ATGAAAAAACTAATTAAATTCTTAGCGAATAGTCAATCCCACTTTATCAACTTAAGCCGAATCTCTATCTTTGTCGTAATGGTTTGGATTGGCGGATTAAAAGTGTTCCAATATGAAGCAGAAGGTATTGTACCCTTTGTGGTTCACAGTCCTTTGATGTCTTTCTTTTATACTAAAGAAGTACAGGAATACCAAGATTATAAAAATCCTGAAGGGAAAACGGTTCAAAAGAATGTGGATTGGCATAAGGCAAACAATACCTATCTTTTCGCTTACGGATTAGGAGCTGTAATTGTGTTAATCGGTCTATTAACTTTAATGGGCATTTGGTTTGATAAAATCGGAATGATTGGCGGACTGCTGACCTTTGGAATGTCTATAGTCACTCTGACCTTTTTAATCACGACGCCCGAAGTATATGTTCCCAATCTTGGTGGTGATTTTCCGACACCCGAATATGGATTTCCTTATTTGTCAGCCGCGGGACGATTGGTTTTAAAGGATATTATTATGTTAGCCGCTGGTCTAATTTGTGCCGCAGATAGTGCCAAACGAATTTTATACAAGGAAAGATGGGCCTAA
- a CDS encoding GreA/GreB family elongation factor, which produces MKYGGLVVEKKEYEIVKKITSKEAKAADRAQKIAIEKLLTELKSAKLLSSADMPSDAVRLNSTVTFVIADLFRKRFKIVSPEQSDIAQNKLSILSPMGLALFGYSQDDVVEWQFPSGPNTIRIIQVDQDN; this is translated from the coding sequence ATGAAATACGGAGGATTAGTAGTAGAAAAAAAAGAGTATGAAATAGTCAAGAAGATAACCTCAAAGGAGGCAAAAGCAGCCGATAGAGCACAGAAAATAGCCATCGAAAAATTATTGACTGAGTTGAAGTCTGCCAAATTGCTCTCTTCAGCCGATATGCCCAGCGACGCTGTACGTTTAAATTCAACTGTAACTTTTGTTATTGCGGATTTATTCAGAAAGAGATTCAAGATTGTTTCACCGGAGCAAAGTGATATTGCTCAAAATAAGTTATCCATACTATCACCAATGGGACTTGCTTTATTTGGCTACTCACAAGATGATGTAGTGGAGTGGCAGTTCCCATCGGGACCGAATACTATCAGGATAATTCAAGTGGATCAAGATAATTAA
- a CDS encoding Glu/Leu/Phe/Val dehydrogenase, with protein sequence MNNIVEKKTMYDTVMQQFNKTADAIKLDSEIRKILEATTNEIVVHFPVKLDDGKIKIFTGYRVQHNNVLGPYKGGLRYHPSLDINDAKALAMWMTWKTSLVGLPYGGAKGGIQLDPRDYSLSELERISRRFTYALGDNIGPEYDIPAPDVNTNEQTMAWIADTYMSTKSASERSRSKHVVTGKPVGSGGLEGRDRATGFGVFLNIKLWYQSKNESLKGKTFIVQGFGNVGYWVSHFLSGEGAVLIGVQDAHATLYHKEGIDVVDLHNHCKPRKGSIKGFNGAKEISAADFFGLDCNILIPAAMGNQITSDNAYKIKANLVAEGANGPTDAEGEAILLNKDIIIIPDILCNSGGVIGSYFEWLQNRNGEIWHLEEVMSKLEKKMTEVFRKVESIVKEGNIDWRSAAFILAITRIETAYKQRGIFP encoded by the coding sequence ATGAACAATATTGTAGAGAAAAAGACGATGTATGATACGGTCATGCAGCAATTTAATAAAACCGCTGATGCCATTAAACTGGATTCTGAAATTAGAAAGATTTTGGAAGCGACTACCAATGAAATTGTAGTTCATTTTCCGGTGAAGCTGGATGATGGCAAGATAAAAATTTTCACAGGATACAGAGTACAACACAATAATGTGCTAGGACCATACAAAGGAGGATTGCGCTATCATCCGTCATTAGATATAAACGATGCTAAAGCCTTAGCCATGTGGATGACTTGGAAAACCTCTTTAGTAGGATTGCCTTATGGAGGTGCCAAAGGAGGAATACAATTAGATCCAAGGGACTATTCTCTTTCAGAATTAGAGCGAATCAGTAGAAGGTTTACTTATGCTTTGGGCGATAATATTGGACCAGAATATGATATTCCGGCTCCTGATGTAAACACCAATGAACAAACGATGGCGTGGATTGCCGACACCTACATGTCAACAAAGTCTGCCTCAGAAAGGTCCAGAAGTAAACATGTCGTAACCGGTAAACCGGTTGGTTCAGGAGGGCTCGAGGGCAGGGACAGGGCGACCGGTTTTGGAGTTTTTTTGAATATCAAGTTATGGTATCAAAGTAAAAATGAAAGCCTGAAAGGAAAAACATTTATAGTACAAGGTTTTGGAAATGTTGGGTATTGGGTCTCTCATTTTTTAAGCGGAGAAGGCGCTGTTTTAATTGGGGTACAAGATGCTCATGCGACATTGTACCATAAAGAAGGTATTGATGTCGTTGATTTACACAATCATTGTAAACCGCGAAAAGGGTCTATAAAAGGTTTTAACGGTGCTAAAGAAATTTCTGCTGCTGATTTTTTTGGTTTGGATTGCAATATTCTCATACCTGCTGCCATGGGAAATCAAATTACAAGCGATAACGCCTATAAGATTAAAGCTAATCTTGTTGCGGAAGGAGCCAACGGACCAACAGATGCAGAAGGTGAAGCTATATTATTGAATAAAGACATCATTATTATCCCTGATATTTTATGCAATTCGGGTGGCGTAATTGGTAGCTATTTTGAATGGCTTCAAAACCGAAATGGTGAAATATGGCATTTGGAAGAGGTAATGAGCAAGTTAGAAAAAAAGATGACCGAGGTATTTAGAAAAGTGGAATCTATTGTGAAAGAAGGTAATATAGATTGGCGTTCTGCCGCTTTCATTTTGGCGATCACCCGAATTGAAACCGCATACAAGCAAAGAGGAATTTTCCCTTAA
- a CDS encoding sigma-54 dependent transcriptional regulator produces the protein MKLNKENVLIVDDNYDMLELLQRNLKAQNYHTYKASSVAEAIGVLEESTIDLLITDLQMPGMNGIELLKYTEEHYPSLPKLVITGFPTVTSALDSIKAGAKDYLVKPFTSEELKKAIQNVLHRVDGNRTVDSKMTKVAAIPENHYGGMVGKSEQFLKMIDVIERVKNNSATVLILGESGTGKELVARAIHYQGVFANKPFIPVNCGAIPEHLMESELFGYVKGAFTGANENRTGLFQAAQGGTLFLDEIGTASFAVQTRLLRALQEKEITMIGSQKPQKIDVRIISATNNNLFEMCQKGTFREDLYYRLNVVQIETSPLRERPKDILPIVTMLLKKYGAEYQKNDISLSEKAVDLLVRHPWPGNVRELENVIQRMIILGGSSLDVADIPSYLKYTLPSEANGLKSLKEVEKEHILKVLAAVDNNKSKAAEILQIDRKTLRHKLL, from the coding sequence ATGAAACTGAATAAAGAAAATGTACTTATTGTCGATGATAATTATGATATGCTTGAACTATTGCAGCGCAATTTAAAAGCACAAAATTATCACACTTACAAAGCCTCATCAGTAGCCGAGGCTATTGGTGTCTTGGAAGAAAGTACTATTGATTTATTGATAACCGACCTTCAAATGCCGGGGATGAACGGTATAGAGTTGTTAAAGTACACAGAAGAACATTATCCGAGTCTTCCTAAGCTCGTCATAACAGGTTTTCCGACGGTTACCAGTGCATTAGATTCCATTAAAGCCGGAGCTAAAGATTATTTAGTTAAACCATTTACGAGTGAAGAGTTAAAAAAAGCCATTCAAAATGTTTTACATCGAGTGGATGGCAATAGAACGGTCGATTCGAAGATGACAAAAGTTGCCGCTATACCAGAGAACCATTATGGAGGCATGGTGGGTAAATCAGAACAGTTTTTGAAAATGATTGATGTCATTGAACGCGTTAAAAACAACAGCGCTACGGTTTTAATTTTGGGCGAAAGTGGAACCGGTAAAGAATTAGTGGCCAGAGCCATACATTATCAAGGCGTGTTTGCCAATAAACCTTTTATACCTGTAAACTGCGGAGCCATTCCGGAACATCTGATGGAGTCAGAGCTATTTGGGTATGTAAAAGGAGCTTTTACCGGAGCAAATGAGAACAGAACCGGTTTGTTTCAAGCTGCTCAAGGCGGTACCTTGTTTTTAGATGAGATAGGCACGGCTTCTTTTGCGGTACAAACCAGATTGTTAAGGGCTTTACAAGAAAAAGAGATTACGATGATTGGTTCACAGAAACCTCAAAAGATTGACGTAAGGATTATTTCTGCTACCAATAATAACTTATTTGAAATGTGTCAAAAAGGAACTTTCAGAGAAGATTTGTATTATCGCCTAAATGTGGTTCAAATAGAGACTTCTCCGTTGAGAGAACGTCCAAAAGATATACTTCCTATTGTTACTATGCTTTTAAAGAAATATGGTGCTGAATATCAGAAAAATGATATTTCACTATCTGAAAAAGCCGTTGATCTACTAGTCAGACACCCATGGCCGGGAAATGTACGAGAATTAGAAAATGTAATTCAACGCATGATAATATTGGGTGGATCAAGTTTAGACGTAGCAGATATACCGAGTTATCTCAAGTATACGTTACCATCAGAAGCCAATGGATTAAAATCGCTTAAAGAAGTGGAAAAAGAGCATATCCTTAAAGTATTGGCGGCAGTGGATAACAATAAGAGTAAAGCTGCTGAAATTCTACAAATAGACAGAAAAACACTTAGACATAAGCTTTTATAA
- a CDS encoding sensor histidine kinase — protein sequence MFPNSTKEQLKERIKELECLYEISTIINQSEGNVNSTFEEICLSLKKAWRFPHSAIVELKVEEYHIFTDSLPPKTVFQYAKILIFKQEMGYLKVHYPSPQFSQDNFLSEELILLFTIANDINGYYEKHLNKEREAFVKQNAERVDRLSILGEITAGIAHELNTPLGNILGFSELISQKELDEQSAQDLKKIISAAIYSREIVKKLMFFSCEMPRSMEMLKIEPIVTQVLSFLEPKFKMQQVSYQLDFENSKLEARLDNIQFTQVLFNLLLNSLYVSPVGSTIYIKVFNDEKFFYLEIIDEGPGVSIEIKSSIFEPFFTTKPLGDGTGLGLSVVHGIIKSHKGAIEISDNKPNGAIFKITLPLYL from the coding sequence ATGTTTCCCAATTCAACAAAAGAACAATTAAAAGAGCGGATTAAGGAGCTTGAATGTTTATATGAAATATCTACCATAATAAATCAAAGCGAGGGTAATGTTAACAGTACTTTTGAGGAAATATGTCTCAGTTTAAAAAAAGCATGGCGATTTCCCCATAGTGCTATTGTAGAATTGAAAGTGGAGGAATACCATATCTTTACAGATTCGTTGCCTCCAAAAACGGTTTTTCAATATGCTAAGATTTTAATCTTCAAACAGGAAATGGGTTATCTTAAAGTGCATTATCCATCACCCCAATTTTCACAAGACAACTTTTTGTCCGAAGAACTTATTTTGTTGTTTACCATTGCCAATGATATCAATGGGTATTATGAAAAGCATTTAAACAAAGAAAGAGAAGCTTTTGTAAAACAAAATGCGGAACGGGTTGACCGACTTTCTATACTCGGAGAAATAACAGCCGGTATTGCTCATGAACTGAACACACCATTGGGTAATATTTTAGGATTTTCTGAATTGATTTCCCAAAAAGAATTGGATGAACAAAGTGCACAAGATTTAAAGAAGATCATCAGCGCGGCTATATACTCTAGAGAAATAGTCAAGAAGCTTATGTTTTTTTCCTGTGAAATGCCTCGCAGTATGGAGATGCTCAAAATTGAACCTATAGTGACTCAGGTGCTCTCTTTTTTGGAACCGAAATTTAAAATGCAACAGGTGTCCTACCAACTTGACTTTGAAAATTCTAAATTGGAAGCGCGATTGGACAATATTCAGTTTACACAAGTTTTGTTCAATCTACTATTAAATTCCCTGTATGTTTCACCTGTTGGCAGTACTATATATATCAAGGTTTTTAATGATGAAAAGTTCTTTTATCTTGAAATAATTGATGAAGGACCGGGAGTTTCCATTGAAATCAAATCGAGTATTTTTGAACCTTTTTTTACCACAAAGCCTTTGGGAGATGGAACCGGATTGGGTTTAAGTGTGGTGCACGGTATTATAAAAAGCCATAAAGGCGCCATTGAAATTTCAGATAATAAACCAAACGGAGCCATTTTTAAAATAACGCTTCCTTTATACTTATAA
- a CDS encoding rhomboid family intramembrane serine protease, producing MNNGFTTLISNLISLFFVGLCLEPLVKKKRRLVIYLFGGLCGGTTSMSWNYYVNTTGASAAVFGLYGVLLVLALMKIFVFDTKLKLLYFGVASFSLGLTFCFKCKNFSDSSADMGGLAFGIFIGAIGCETIKRALENKKRN from the coding sequence GTGAACAACGGTTTTACTACTTTAATCAGCAACTTGATTAGTTTGTTTTTTGTGGGACTTTGTTTGGAACCTTTAGTTAAAAAGAAACGCCGGTTAGTGATTTATTTATTTGGTGGTTTGTGTGGCGGCACAACCAGTATGAGTTGGAACTATTACGTAAATACGACCGGTGCTTCTGCAGCAGTGTTTGGACTGTATGGCGTTCTGCTTGTTTTAGCACTCATGAAGATTTTTGTCTTTGATACAAAGCTAAAGCTGCTGTATTTTGGAGTTGCTTCCTTTTCATTGGGACTTACGTTTTGTTTTAAGTGTAAAAACTTTTCTGATTCTTCTGCCGATATGGGTGGTTTAGCTTTTGGTATATTCATTGGGGCAATAGGTTGTGAAACTATCAAGAGAGCACTAGAAAATAAAAAAAGAAACTAA
- a CDS encoding response regulator, which translates to MIKDSNLYKILIVEDNPGDYLLAKSYLEEMFLNIEIHRCENFKQANEFKENNAINLDVILLDLSLPDKSKDTLMPEMLVAFNATPLIVLTGYSDFSFATKSINLGASDYLLKDDLNGMILYKSIIYSIERNKHILKHAEAEKEYADLFHLSPQPMWVYNRVCHSFEAINQATINHYGYDAEEFSQMNYNDILADSDKTKQEADAINSVYLNKIVQHKKKNGEIIDVEIISNPIIYKGKNAEVVLINDITENLKHLEAINSRNKELTEIQWMQSHIVRAPVARIMDLINLITNETHTSPHEVKETLNFITQSAHELDGIIREITHKTNKFKK; encoded by the coding sequence ATGATTAAAGACAGTAACTTGTATAAAATTTTGATAGTTGAAGATAATCCGGGTGATTACTTACTAGCAAAAAGTTATTTAGAAGAAATGTTTCTGAACATTGAAATTCATCGTTGCGAAAATTTTAAGCAAGCCAATGAATTCAAGGAAAATAATGCGATAAATTTAGATGTAATCCTTTTAGATTTAAGCCTGCCTGACAAGAGCAAAGACACTTTAATGCCTGAAATGTTAGTAGCTTTTAATGCTACACCACTCATTGTGCTCACAGGCTATTCTGATTTTTCTTTCGCCACCAAATCGATAAACTTAGGCGCTTCCGATTATTTGCTCAAGGATGATTTAAATGGTATGATCCTGTACAAAAGCATCATTTATAGCATCGAAAGAAACAAGCACATACTAAAGCATGCTGAAGCCGAGAAAGAATATGCAGACTTGTTCCATCTTAGCCCGCAACCCATGTGGGTTTACAATAGAGTTTGTCATTCTTTTGAAGCGATAAATCAGGCTACCATCAACCATTATGGATATGATGCTGAAGAGTTTAGCCAAATGAACTACAATGATATTTTAGCTGATTCCGATAAAACAAAACAAGAAGCGGACGCAATCAATAGTGTGTATCTTAATAAAATTGTACAACACAAAAAGAAAAACGGAGAAATCATAGATGTGGAAATCATCAGCAATCCCATCATTTATAAAGGCAAGAATGCCGAAGTAGTATTGATTAATGACATCACCGAAAACCTCAAGCATTTAGAAGCCATCAACAGCAGAAACAAAGAGTTGACCGAAATCCAATGGATGCAGTCACATATTGTCAGAGCGCCGGTGGCCAGAATTATGGATTTGATAAACTTAATTACGAATGAAACGCACACTTCTCCTCATGAAGTAAAAGAAACACTGAACTTCATCACCCAATCCGCGCACGAACTCGATGGGATCATAAGAGAAATCACCCATAAAACCAATAAATTTAAAAAGTAA